A single Argentina anserina chromosome 7, drPotAnse1.1, whole genome shotgun sequence DNA region contains:
- the LOC126802412 gene encoding uncharacterized protein LOC126802412, whose amino-acid sequence MHGFSTVDGFVEITEGLGEMITYVANEPSVGLYYVQQHTQNAVPNLVGLRNNVVNKSRETTLHTEDSEDSITMVQSMKECGFPIADEMIRDIKKSLVLMSTKQPKRGLIDNQGSAFQLGRASSWKPGSWSRSPSVAGQHSEGSYFSTVLKSARQKASNLKWPQLDPKELTEVASYSNPPVSVATASTSSSLPDTEATEADELPLSSHITDEPQEEQVEDNLSTPNLSSLSENFDEFKAEKEVKLREWLEGTDNLDNSRASDAERS is encoded by the coding sequence ATGCATGGATTCTCTACTGTTGACGGCTTTGTGGAGATAACTGAAGGCTTGGGAGAGATGATTACATATGTGGCAAACGAACCCTCAGTAGGGCTGTATTATGTTCAGCAGCATACTCAAAATGCAGTGCCCAATCTTGTtggtttgagaaataatgttgTGAACAAGTCGCGTGAAACAACTTTGCACACTGAAGATTCTGAGGATTCCATTACCATGGTACAATCAATGAAAGAATGTGGATTCCCTATTGCTGATGAGATGATTAGAGACATAAAGAAATCTCTTGTGCTTATGTCTACAAAACAACCAAAAAGAGGGTTAATTGATAACCAGGGGTCAGCTTTTCAGCTGGGCAGAGCAAGTTCCTGGAAACCAGGTAGTTGGAGCCGGTCTCCAAGTGTTGCCGGGCAGCATAGTGAGGGCAGTTATTTTTCTACTGTACTAAAATCTGCAAGACAAAAGGCCAGCAATTTGAAGTGGCCGCAACttgatcctaaagaattaacAGAGGTCGCGTCCTACTCTAACCCACCAGTATCTGTTGCTACTGCAAGCACTAGTTCGTCTCTACCAGATACAGAAGCTACAGAAGCTGATGAGCTGCCTTTGTCAAGTCATATTACAGATGAaccacaagaagaacaagtcGAAGATAACTTATCGACTCCCAATTTGTCTTCATTGTCAGAAAACTTCGATGAATTCAAGGCTGAGAAGGAAGTTAAACTACGAGAGTGGTTGGAAGGGACCGACAATCTAGATAATTCCAGAGCAAGTGATGCAGAAAGATCTTAA